In the genome of Oncorhynchus masou masou isolate Uvic2021 chromosome 26, UVic_Omas_1.1, whole genome shotgun sequence, one region contains:
- the LOC135514596 gene encoding cadherin-related family member 5-like, whose translation MLNPWGLFLCQLAINTSYHVIKASLCLGGSDIFATVSENRPVGEFIANLSIVGDPTGVNSIRLCLTGENANWFYLEGRTIRLNSSILRVLDRERQGSVLMAALTCYEDDIIQSEYRVMVEILNENDNKPRFLEKTIQPRYISELIAVNSVVFTVKAIDADGDTITYIIDRASPDASYFRIDLPNSGKVILDKPLDYETKTKLQLVIYAVETNTKEWYNTSASLIVNVEDGDDHYPQFLPCTPISQDHNHTVVCTNPIYVVNITEKDQDILLNFSPGPIHAEDGDRSLDTPLLYSILSGADKNRFQIDNQTAEVTMTKRVENRHLTPIFRLRIMASQLNDPKKYSVATALVRVLAENRFPPLFNRTTYKGFIIESSSPATLVSTYGNEVLFIQAIDQDFVDGVNPKMHYSLQPTRATTGLYHITEEGVIIAKTDRLRSFDRLILEVVAMDEESGEIAKASVDIELLQRSQPIPWTPFRDMDVRIAGGIMGGMLLLLVTTLFLLIRWAKRRRRRQRQNPAGRGAVALGKHLKVVNSGRPMIPLVEEASYQNEGFNIDYEASGGSGSLFGRHGVYTRKQSLIPPPPRCHSSHPDCGSGTVTGDMLPILVMPEPLVKDLTPTLISNSRKGDNTISTGAVTKDEKERNKQRDMEKEEEREWEKQWERAVGTKEKRNTEGERTDESRDVLGASSETTDVSEASEDQTNTEKPQSHRMKTHHIRVPKDEHKSSSEE comes from the exons ATGTTGAACCCATGGGGGCTGTTCCTCTGCCAGCTGGCAATAAACACATCTTACCATGTCATAAAAG CCAGCCTCTGCCTGGGTGGGTCAGACATCTTTGCGACGGTGAGCGAGAACCGACCCGTAGGAGAGTTCATTGCGAACCTCAGCATCGTCGGGGACCCTACAGGAGTCAATAGCATCCGCTTGTGCCTCACCGGAGAGAACGCCAATTGGTTCTACCTAGAAGGGAGAACCATCAGGCTCAACTCATCCATTTTAAGAGTCCTGGATCGAGAG CGCCAGGGATCTGTTTTGATGGCAGCATTAACATGTTATGAAGACGACATAATACAA AGTGAATACAGGGTCATGGTTGAGATCCTGAATGAAAACGATAACAAACCAAGGTTCCTTGAGAAGACTATACAACCGCGTTACATAAGTGAG CTCATTGCAGTCAACTCTGTCGTCTTCACTGTCAAGGCCATCGATGCTGACGGAGACACCATCACCTACATCATCGACAGAGCCTCG CCTGATGCCAGCTACTTCAGGATAGACCTGCCCAACAGTGGTAAAGTGATCCTGGACAAGCCATTGGACTATGAGACCAAGACCAAGCTGCAGCTAGTCATCTACGCTGTG GAAACCAACACCAAGGAGTGGTACAACACTTCCGCCTCACTGATTGTGAACGTGGAGGACGGAGACGACCATTACCCTCAGTTCCTACCGTGCACACCCATCTCCCAGGACCACAACCACACGGTTGTCTGCACCAACCCCATCTACGTGGTCAATATCACAGAAAAGGACCAG GACATATTACTGAATTTCTCTCCTGGTCCAATTCATGCCGAAGACGGAGACAGAAGCCTCGATACGCCTTTGCTCTACTCCATTCTCTCAG GTGCTGACAAAAACAGGTTTCAGATTGACAACCAAACAGCAGAGGTCACAATGACAAAACGGGTGGAAAACAGACATTTGACACCTATATTCCGACTGCGCATCATG GCATCTCAGCTGAATGACCCAAAGAAGTACAGTGTGGCGACAGCGCTGGTCCGGGTGCTAGCAGAGAACCGGTTCCCTCCCCTCTTTAACAGAACCACGTACAAGGGCTTCATCATCGAGAGCTCCAGCCCTGCCACGCTAGTCTCCACCTATGGGAACGAGGTGCTTTTCATCCAAGCCATAGACCAGGACTTTGTAGAT GGGGTGAATCCAAAAATGCATTATTCTCTCCAGCCCACACGAGCCACCACTGGACTGTACCACATCACAGAGGAAGGGGTTATCATCGCTAAGACTGACCGCCTACGATCCTTCGACAGGCTCATCCTAGAG GTGGTCGCTATGGATGAGGAATCAGGTGAAATTGCTAAAGCCTCAGTCGACATAGAGCTGCTACAAAGAAGCCAGCCAA TCCCTTGGACACCTTTCAGAGACATGGATGTGAGGATAGCTGGCGGTATCATGGGTGGGATGCTGCTGCTGTTAgtgacaaccctgttcctgctgaTCCGATGGgccaagaggaggaggaggagacagagacaaaaCCCGGCCGGACGAGGGGCTGTCGCCCTGGGGAAACACCTCAAAGTG GTGAACTCGGGCCGGCCCATGATTCCCTTGGTCGAGGAGGCCTCCTACCAGAACGAAGGGTTCAACATAGACTACGAGGCCTCGGGAGGTTCCGGAAGCCTCTTTGGGAGACATGGGGTCTACACCAGGAAACAGTCGCTGATCCCGCCGCCGCCACGCTGCCACAGCAGCCATCCAGACTGCGGCTCCGGTACCGTAACAGGCGACATGCTGCCTATTCTGGTGATGCCAGAGCCCCTGGTTAAAGACCTCACTCCCACCCTCATCTCCAACAGCAGGAAAGGTGACAACACCATCAGCACAGGGGCTGTGACAAAAGACGAGAAGGAGAGGAATAAGCAGAGGGatatggagaaagaggaggagagggaatgggagaagCAGTGGGAACGCGCTGTTGGCACAAAAGAGAAGAGAAATACCGAGGGGGAAAGGACGGATGAGTCGAGAGATGTTTTGGGTGCTTCCAGTGAGACGACTGACGTAAGCGAGGCCTCTGAGGACCAAACAAACACAGAAAAGCCTCAGAGCCACAGGATGAAAACACACCACATCAGAGTACCCAAAGACGAGCACAAAAGCTCTTCTGAAGAGTAG